From Buchnera aphidicola (Uroleucon sonchi):
TCTGTGACTTATGAGGTGTATCCAATATTTCAAATAGATAATATTAAAAATATTACAGTAAAGAAAATCAATGTAAATGTTACTAATGAAGATATAAAAAATAATATTAATCAATATAAATTTAAAAATTTTTTTTGGAAAATAGTTAATAAACCTATTAAATCTAATAATCGCGTAACAATTAATTACGAAGTTTATGATAAAACAAATGTAATTACTAAATTTAATCAAAAAAATTTTGTATTTATTGTATCTGATAATACATTAATACCTCAATTAAAATATAAAATAATCAATCATGTTATAAATGATATTATTTTTTTTCAAATTAAGTTTCATCCATTACATCCTGAACAAGAACTACAAAACAAAAATATCACATTAAAAATTAAAATTATTAAAATTGAAGTAAAAGAAGAAAAAAATACAAATTCACATAGTATTATGAAACAAGTTGATAAAAACAAAATAAATTCAATAAATTATATTGACGTAAAAAACAATATTAATTCACAAATACATCAAATCACTGAACAATATCTTGAAGATCAAATAATTAATCAAATCGTTTCTAGAAATATTATATCAATCCCTCCTATTCTATTTGAACAAAATAAAAAAATTTTATATGAACAATACACACAGCAATATCAAAAACAAAATAGTAATATATTAGAAAAAAAATATCATTATAATATTGATATGCAAGTTACAAAAAAACTATGCATGCAAATTATATTAGAAACAATTATAACCAATGAAAAAATATTTTTAGATGAAAAAAATATACAATCTTTAATTAATAGGATTTCTTTAAATTATAACAACCCAAAAGAAATTATTAATTTGTATCATAAAAATGAAATTTTTAAAAATACTATAAAAAATATAGAATTAAAAAATCAAGCTATAAATTTTTTAAAAAATCGTATCAACATAGTTGAAAAACATTGGACTTTTAATGATTTTAAAAATTATAAATGGGATTTAAATGAAGAGTTAATTATATAAATTTAATACTAATATTTAGTATATTAAATATGCTAAAATTTTATATTCTCATAAAAATCATTCAATAAAAAAATAATATTAATTTTTTATAGGAGCAAAAATGTTATATAGTGAAAATAAAAAATATGTACATGCAACATTAATACCAATGGTTATAGAAGAGCATGCTAGAGGAGAGCGTTCATATGATATTTATTCAAGATTGTTAAAAGAAAGAATAATTTTTATAACCGGGCCTATTGAAGATAATATGGCTAATAATATTGTAGCTCAAATATTATTTTTAGAATCTGAAAATCCAGAAAAAGATATATTTTTATATATTAATTCTCCTGGAGGAATTATCACTTCAGGACTATCAATTTATGACACTATACAATTTGTAAAATCAGATATTAATACTATTTGTATAGGTCAAGCATGTTCAATGGCTGCTTTATTATTAACCTCAGGCAAAAAAGGTAAAAGATTTTGTTTACCTAATTCAAAGGTAATGATTCATCAACCATTAGGTGGATATCAAGGACAAGCATCAGATATAGCCATTCATGCGCGAGAGATTATGGAAATGAAAAAAAAAATTAATACATTAATATCTTTTCATACAGGACAATCTATAAAAAAAATTAATAAAGATACAGAACGAGATTGTTTTTTATCATCATATGAAGCTATTCAATATGGATTAATTGACTTAGTTTTAACACAACGTTGAAACAAATAATTTATTATACTGTAATTAAAAAAAATTAAATTTAAATATAGAATCTATTTACTCAAATAATATAACTAGATACAAAACGAGGTTAATCATGACAAATAAGAGTAAAGAAAATTCTAACACACTCATTTATTGTTCTTTTTGTGGAAAAAATCAAAAAGAAGTAAAAAAATTAATCGCTGGTCCTAAAGTTTACATATGTGATGAATGTATTAGAATATGTAATAATATTATTCAAAAAGAATACTTAAAACAAAAAATTAACAACACGAATTATCAAAGTAATTATTTACCTAAACCACATGAGATTAAAAAATACTTAGATAAGTATGTAATTGGACAAGATTATACAAAAAAAGTTTTGTCTGTTGCTGTTTATAATCACTATAAAAGATTACGCAATTTTGATGAAAATATCGATTCAGTTGAATTAGGAAAAAGTAATATTTTATTAATAGGACCAACAGGTAGTGGAAAAACATTATTAGCACAAACATTAGCTAAATTTTTAGATGTACCATTTGCTATTGCAGATGCTACAACTTTAACAGAAGCTGGATACGTAGGAGAAGATGTTGAAAATGTTATTCAAAAATTATTACAACACTGTCAATATGATGTAAAAAAAGCAGAATTAGGAATTATTTATATAGACGAAATCGACAAAATAGCAAAAAAATCTAATAATCCATCTATCACTAGAGATGTATCTGGAGAAGGAGTACAACAAGCTTTATTAAAATTAATTGAAGGAACATTAGCTTCTATTCCTCCTCAAGGTGGGCGCAAACATCCACAACAAGAATTTTTGCAAATAAATACTTCAAATATATTATTTATATGTGCTGGTACATTTTTAAATTTATCTAAAATTATTTCTAAAAGACATAATACTAAAACTGAAATAGGTTTTAATGCTAATATTAACAAACCACAAAAAAATATATCAGAAGATACATTATTGAAAAAAGTAGAACCCGAAGATTTAATAAAATTTGGATTAATTCCTGAATTTATTGGTCGTTTACCTATTATAACAATATTAGATCAATTAACTGAAGATACATTAACTGAAATATTATGTAAACCTAAAAATGCTTTAATTAAACAATATCAAATGTTATTTAAACTTGAAAATGTTCAATTAGAATTTAATAAAAAATGCATTAAATCAATTGCACAAAAAGCAATAAATAAAAAAACAGGAGCAAGAGGGTTACGTTCTATTATTGAAAATATCTTATTAAATATTATGTACGAATTACCATCCATGAGTCATGTGAAAAAAATTTTAATTAATGAATCTGTTATTAATTCTAATTCATCACCTAAAATAATATATGAAAAAAACAAATCAACAAAAGCATCGAGCGAATAAAAAACATTCGATGATCTTAAAATAAAAATAAAAGACATGACTTTTATTTTATCACACGCTTAACATAAAACGTCAAAAGATAATTCCGATATACTCGACTGAGTATAAGGTTTTGATACTGTATATTTTATTATTATATATCACAGTTTTTTAAAATACATATCGGGGACATTCAACTAAGAGAGAGCTCTATGAATTCTGAGCGTTCTGAATATATTACAATTCCTGTTTTGCCATTAAGAGATGTAGTAATATATCCTCATATGGTAATTCCATTATTCGTAGGTCGTAAAACCTCAATTCAATGTATTGAGAATTCTATGAGTAATGATAAAAAAATTATGTTAATTGCACAAAAAGAAGCATCGAAAGAAACACCTACGCAAAATGATTTATTTAATGTTGGTACTATCAGTGCAATTCTACAAATGTTAAAATTACCAGATGGTACAGTAAAGGTATTAATAGAAGGATTACAACGAGCATCTATAAAAAATTTAAAAAATACTGGCCAGTATTTTATTGCAGAAATTGAGTTAATTCATACTCCTAAAATCTTACAAAAAGAACAAGAAGTATTAATTAGAACCACAATTAATCAATTTGAATCATATATTAAATTAAATAAAAAAATTCCATTAGAAATATTAAATACTCTAAATAATATTAAAAATTCAGAAAAACTAGCAGATACTATTGCTGCTCATATGCCATTAAAGTTACATGATAAACAATCAGTATTAGAAATATGTAATATAAATGAAAGATTAGAATTCTTAATGGCTATTATGGAATCTGAAATAGATTTACTTTTGGTAGAAAAAAAAATCAGAAATCGTGTTAAAAAACAAATGGAAAAAAGCCAAAGAGAATATTATCTTAATGAACAAATAAAAGCTATTCAAAAAGAACTAGGAGATATGGATGAGATACCAGATGAAAACCAAATACTTAAACAGAAAATTCAAGATGCAAAAATGCCTAAAGAAGCTAAAGAAAAAACTGAATCAGAACTGCAAAAATTAAAAATGATGTCACCAATGTCTGCAGAAGCAACAGTAGTTCGTAGTTATATTGATTGGATGATACAAATTCCCTGGAATGCTAGAACTAAAATTAAAAAAGATATTCAAAAAGCCAAAAAAATTTTAGATATTGATCATTTTGGTTTAGAACAAATTAAGGAAAGAATTTTAGAATACTTAGCAGTGCAAAGTCGAAAAAATAAAGTTAAAGGTCCAATACTATGCTTAATTGGTCCTCCTGGTGTAGGAAAAACATCACTAGGACAATCGATAGCAAGAGCTACAGGAAGAAAATATGTACGAATGGCTTTAGGTGGAATAAGAGATGAAGCTGAAATTAGAGGTCATCGTCGTACATATATAGGTTCAATGCCTGGAAAATTAATTCAAAAAATGGTTAAAGCAAAAGTTAAAAATCCTTTATTTTTATTAGATGAAATTGATAAAATGTCTTGTGATATAAGAGTCGACCCAGCTTCTGCTTTATTAGAAGTTTTAGATCCAGAACAAAATACCACTTTTAATGATCATTATTTAGAAGTTGATTATGATCTTTCTGATGTTATGTTTGTAGCGACATCTAATTCTATGAATATACCCGCCCCTCTGCTTGATAGAATGGAAATTATACGACTATCTGGTTATACTGAAAATGAAAAATTAAACATAGCTAAAAAATATCTATATCCAAAACAAGTAGAAAGGAATGCATTGAAGCAAGATGAATTAAAAATCACTGATTGTGCAATTATAAATATCATTCAACATTACACTCGTGAAGCTGGTGTGCGTAATTTAGAACGTGAAATTTCTAAAATATGTCGTAAAGTAGTAAAAAATTTACTTTTAGATAAATCGATTATTAATATTGAAGTAAATAAAAAAAATTTAAAAAAATTTTTAGGAATTAAACGTTTTGATTATGGCAAAAGTAATTGTAAAGACCAAATTGGTCAAGTAATCGGTTTAGCTTGGACAGAAGTAGGTGGAGAGTTATTAACTATTGAAACTGAATGTATACCAGGGAAGGGAAAATTAACTTATACAGGTTCTTTAGGAAAAGTGATGCAAGAATCAATTCAAGCTGCACTTACTGTAGTTCGTTCTCAGTCTTATAATTTAGGAATTCAAAAAAATTTTTATGAACAATATGATATTCATGTACACGTACCTGAAGGAGCTACACCAAAAGATGGACCTAGTGCTGGTATAGCAATGTGCACAGCTATAGTTTCGTCTTTAACAAAAAATCCTGTTAAATCTAATATCGCTATGACAGGAGAAATAACCTTAAGAGGAAAAGTATTACCTATTGGAGGATTAAAAGAAAAACTATTAGCAGCACAGCGTGGAGGAATTAAGATCGTATTAATACCATATGAAAACAAGAGAGATTTAGAAGAGATACCTAAAAATATTATTAAAGGATTAAAAATATATCCAATAAACAATATTCAAGATGTCTTAAAGTTAGCTTTTGAAAATACGCCATATATTTTAACAGAGAAAAAATAATATTATATCGTAAGATAAAATCTTGGCTGACAATATTTGTCAGCCTATGTAGCATAAAAAATAAAAATAATTTTTCTTTAAAAAATATTTAAAATGTATAAGGATATATCACAATATGATAAAATATTTGCAATCACGATCTACTCGCATTATCGGAAAATGTATTTTAGGTATTATTATTTTATCTTTAATATTCAGTACTATGCATAATTATACACAACAAGAATCTGAAAAATATGTAGCTATAGTTAATGGTGAAAAAATTGATCTTAATACTGTGCAAACCATGTATTTTCTTGAACAAGAAAAACAAAAAAAAATATTAGGAAAAAATTTTTTTAAAATTTACAATAATAAAATGTTTATTAAAAAAACATATGATTATATTATTTCTCAATTAATTAATAATATTTTGCTAGAGCAATATGCAAAAAAAATGAAATTATCAGTAAACGATGCTCAAATTGAAAAAATAATATTCAATGCTGATTTATTTCAAACTGATCATCAATTTAATAAAGAAAAATATTTAAATTATCTTGCTACTATACATTTAACTGAGCATGAATATACTGATTTAATCAAAAAAAAAATTAATACAGAAAATTTAATAAACACAATATCTAATAGTAATTTAATTTTAAATTATGAAACAAATAATATTATAAAATTATTATCTCAAAAAAGAATCATTAAAAAATCAATTATAAAAATTGATTCAATAATTAACAAACAAAATATTCATAATATAGAAGCACAAAAATATTTTGATCAGAACAAAAATGAATTTTATATTCCTGAAAAATTTAAAATTAGTTTTGCTCAATTAGATCTTCAAAAATTTAAAACGAGTTGTAATGAAAAAGAAATTTATGATGAGTATCAAAAGAATATTCAAAATTATTTAACAAAAGAACAAAGAAGATATAGTATTATTCAAACTAAAACTAAAAAACAAGCATTATTAATATTATCTAAACTATCAAATTCTCCAAAAGATTTTGCAAAAATAGCTCAAAAATACTCTGTAGATCCGATTTCTTCGAAAAATGGAGGTGATATTGGTTGGATTTCAGATGATATAACTCCTAATGAAATTAAAGATGCTAATTTAAAAAACAAAAATCAAATATCTAATATTTTAAAATTTCACAATAATTTTTTAATTATTAAATTAAATGATATTGCGTTCTCAAAACCAAAAAAAATAGATGAAGTATATGATATTATTCAAAAAAAAATTCAATATAAAAAATCATTAAATTTATATCATAATTTTATTAATAAAATGTCTAAAATTATTAAAGATCATCCTAGCAATATTGAGTCAATACTGAAAAAAAATAATATATCAATTAAAACAACGAATTGGTTTAATAAAGATTCAATTCCAGCAAATTTAAATTCTTTTACTCTAAAAAAAATAATTTTTCAGAAAAAATTACTTCAAATAAATCAAACACCAAAATCATACTTTCATTTTATTATTTTACCAAACCATCAATCTTTTTTAATTAAATTAATAGATTTTAAAAAAAAAGAAATGGAATCATTTCAAAATGTTCGAAAAAATATTATATATAAACTAAAATTGATGAAATCTATCAAAATCAATCAATACAAAGCAGAAAAAATTATTTCTGAATTAAAAGAAGGTAAAAATCATTTATTTAAAAAATTACATCTTTATTTTACTAATCCTGAAACTATATCTCGTTATGATCAAAACCCTATTGCATCAATTGTTTTTTCTTTACCTCAGCCAAAAAAAGGGAAAAAAATATATACTTTATATCAAGATCAAAAAAATAATTTTGTAATTATATCGTTAGAAAAAGTTTATAATACAACTTTTTCTTCAAAAGAAAATAATATGATTATTCAATATATAAAACAAAATAATAATAAAATAATTTTGAATGCTATTCAAAAAAATCTACGTGAGCAATCAATTATTACATATAATAAAATAGAAATTGATAAATTACTCACACGTCATTAAATAACAATTAATATTTTATGTATACAAATAATGTCTTTAAAATAATCAATACTCTATATTGTCTTTTTATTAAAATATTAATAAATAAATTTTATTAAATATATTAAATATTTATTATGATAATTATAAATATTTTTATAATTTTTATATAATGATTTATATATTTTATTCAATTGATTCATTAAAAATTAATATTGTTTTATACATATTTATTAATAAATATTTTGTAAATATGATAAATATTAATAACTTATATATTCTATAATATTATCATTATTGAATGTAAATTAACTCATTTATCAGATATAAAAATAATATTAAAATCAAAATATTATGTTATATAACATAAATTCATATAAATTGAATATAAATATTTAAACATATATTATTGATTTTAATATATTAATATTATTTTTTTAAAGTTTTTATTATTTTATTTCTAAAAAATTATAAAATGTTTTTTAAAAATGTTAATTTAATTTTAAAAAATTAATTTATAATATTTAACTTAGGATTTTTTTGTGAAATTGTTCAATCAATTAAGATGGTTTTTTAGACGTGAATGGAAAAGATATTTAGGAGCAATTATATTATTAATAATAATTGCTATATTACAGTTATTACCACCTAAAATAGTTGGTTTCTTAATCGATTTAATTATTAAACATAATATTCATAATATGCAAATATTTTCATGGATTGCTGTTATTCTTTTTGTCTCTATTGTTGTATATGTATTACGTTATTTATGGAGAATACTACTATTCGGAGCTTCTTATAAACTCGCTATAGAATTGCGCTTAAAATTTTATTCATATCTTAGCGAACAAAGTCAAATATTTTTTTTAAAACACAGAACCGGAGACTTAATAGCTAGAGCAACTAATGATGTTGATCGTGTTGTTTTTGCCGCAGGTGAAGGTGTTTTAACGCTTGTAGACTCATTAGTTATGGGATTGTCTGTTTTAATAGTCATGAGTACTCAAATTAGTTTTTTGTTAACAATAATTGCTCTTTTACCCATGCCTATAATGGCATTTTTTATTAAAAAATATGGTGAAAAATTACATGAAACATTTCGTAATGCTCAAAAAGCTTTTTCTACATTAAACAGTCAAACGCAAGAAATATTAACTAGTATTCGTATGATTAGATCATTTGGATTAGAAAAAAATCAATTAAATAAATTCAACATAATTGTTACTCAAGCTGGAAAAAAAAATATGGCAGTAGCTAAAATTGATGCTTGTTTTGATCCAGTAATTTATTTATCAGTAGCTTTTTCTAATTTATTAGCTATTATTAGTGGAGGATCATTAGTTTGGCATAATAAAATTACTATAGGTGAACTGACTAGCTTTATTATGTATTTAGGATTAATGATTTGGCCAATGTTAGCCTTAGCATGGATGTTTAATATAGTTGAAAGAGGTAGTGCTGCATGGGAAAGAATTCATTCGATTATTAATAAAGAATTATATATTAAAGATGGAAATAAAACTATCCCATTACATCCTGGTATATTAAAGATTAATATTCATCAATTTTATTATCCAAAAAATAAAATATCATCTTTAAAAGACATAAAAATTGTTTTAAAACCAGGAAAGATATTAGGTATTTGCGGTCCAACAGGATCCGGAAAAAGCACAATATTAAAACTTATTCAAAGACAATTTAATTTTATACATAAAGAAGATATTACATATCATTCTTCATCATTATTAGATTATAAAATTGATGATTGGAGAAAACGAATAGCAGTTGTCAATCAGACTTCTTTTTTATTTTCAGAAAGTATATCTCATAATATTTCTTTGGGTAAACCAAATGCTTCATATAAAGAAATTGAAGAAGTAGCAAAACTATCAGATATACATAAAGATATTATTGATTTACCAAATCAATATGATACTCAAGTAGGCGAAAGAGGTGTTATGTTATCTGGCGGACAAAAACAACGTATTTGTATAGCACGAGCATTATTATTAAATTCAGAAATATTAATACTTGACGATGCATTATCTGCTGTTGACGCAAATACTGCAAACAACATTTTAAATAATATTATGCACTGGAAAAAAAAAGAACATTCATTAATTCTTGTTACGCATCGTTTATCGACATTAATTAATGCTGATGAAATTATAGTTATTAAAAATGGTGTAATTATACAAAGAGGTCAGCACCAGAAATTATTACAAGAAGAAAATTGGTATAGAGATATGTATAATTATCAAAAATTAGAAAAACATTCAGGATAATTAAAAAATAGGTGAAAAATATTTATAATATATCACGTTTTATTGAATTTTGGCCCATTTTAAAACGTTTAACATCATATGTGAATCCTTATAAAAAACAATTATTTTTAGCATGTATTTTGCTTTTGAGTGGATCAATATCAGAAGTTTTAGGGCCAATATTAATCAGTTATTTTATTGATAATATGTTAGCAAAACATCAATTGCATTTGATAATAATATTTTTTTTAATTGTATTATTTATAATACTACAAATATTATCAGTTTTTTTAAACTATTTTCAAAGTATTTTATTCAATAAAATTGCAGTAAAAATTGTAAATAAATTACGAAAAGACGTCATGTATGCAGCTTTAAGACAACCAATGAGTGTATTTGACACTCAACCAATTGGACAAATGATTTCAAAAGTAACTAGTGATACTGAATCTATCAAAGAACTATATGATACAGTTGCACCAACATTATTTCGTAATATAATATTAATTTTTGTTATATTATGTGCTATGTTTACACTAGAATGGCATATGGCAATTATAGCTTTATGTATTTTACCTGTAGTGATTACTATTATGTTATTTTATCAATATTATAGCACGCCTCTTTTAAGACTAGTACGATCTTATTTATCTGATATTAATAATAAATTAAACGAAACTATTAATGGAATGAATGTAATTCAACAATTTCGTCAAGAAGATAGTTTTAAAGAAAAAATGAAAAATAGTAGTTATTTACATTATATATCACGTATGAAGATACTTAGATTAGATGGAATATTACTTAGACCATTATTAAGTTTTATATCTGCTCTTGTATTATGTAATTTTATAATATTATTTAGTTTTTTCCCTACAAAAAGCTTTGAAGTCGGAATATTATATGCATTTATTACTTATTTAGGTAGACTAAATGAACCTTTAATTGCTATTACTATGCAACAAACACTCTTTCAACAATCTATTGTCTCAGGCGAAAGAATGTTTTCACTAATAGATTCACCCCAACAAAAATATGGAGATAATAATATTGCATTAAATAGTGGAAAAATAGAAATTAAAAATGTTAGCTTTAGTTATAAAAATTCAAAAAAAAATATATTAAATAATATTAATATTTGCATTCCATCTAAAAGTTTTATTGCATTTGTAGGAGATACTGGAAGTGGAAAAAGCACTTTAGCTAATTTATTAATGGGATATTATCCTATTACATATGGAGAAATATATTTAGATGGCACATCTATTAATTTAATTAGCCATAAAATTTTAAGAAAAAATATATTAATGGTACAACAAGATCCTATAGTTTTATCAGATACTGTTTTTGCAAATATTGCGTTAGGTAGAACAACATCAGAAAAGAAAATTTGGAATATATTAGATACCGTTTATCTTTCTTCTTTAGTTCAATCGATGCCTCAGGGAATTTATAGTGTCTTAGGAGAAGAAGGTAATAATCTATCTGTAGGTCAAAAACAATTATTAGCAATTGCTAGAATTTTAGTTAAGTACCCTAAAATACTTATATTAGATGAAGCTACTGCGAATATTGATTCTGAAACAGAACAACTTGTTCAAAAAACACTTTTATCAATACGTAAAAATTGTACTTTAATTATTATTGCTCATAGATTATCAACAATTACTGAAGCAGATTTAATTGTAGTATTAAAAAAAGGGAAAGTTATTGAATCTGGAACACATCAAGCATTATTAAATCAAAAAGGTATATATTGGAAAATGTATATGTGTCAAATATTAAAAGTTTAAGAGTTTTTGTTAGCTTAATCAAAACACCTGTATAAATTGAGATGGCTGCTTTTTTCCAAATCTGACCAAATATTCAATAGTACAGTGTTTGGAGCTAACAAAAAACTCTTTAAATATAAATATTTATATTTAGTTTTATGCTTAAATACATACTTATTTTATAGCTTAATTTTAAAAGTTACAACTAATATTTTCAATAATAAAAAAAGATTTATAAAATAAATACATGAAATTTTTATAAAATACACTCAGAATACTTTCATAATATACTAAATATTGATAGCATAATATTATTTTCATACAAATTATAAAATATATGAGTTATCAAATATTCGCACAAAAATGGCGTCCACAGTCATTTCAAGATATTATTGGACAAAAAAATATTGTTTCTGCAATATCTAATGGATTAGATCTTGGGCGCATTCATCATGCATGGTTATTCTCAGGTACAAGAGGGGTAGGTAAAACTACTATTGCTAGATTATTAGCTAAGAGTTTAAATTGTCAAAAAGGTATTACATCTCACCCTTGCAGAAAATGTATTATCTGTCAAGAAATTGAAAAAGGATTATGTTTAGATGTAATTGAAATTGATGGAGCTTCTCGTACTAAAGTAGAAGATATGAGAGATATGTTAAATAATATTTCTTATGCTCCCAATAACAGTCGTTTTAAAATATATCTAATTGATGAAGTACACATGTTATCTCGACACAGTTTTAATGCGTTACTTAAAACATTAGAAGAGCCTCCTAAGCATATTAAATTTATTTTAGCTACTACCGATATAGAAAAAATTCCTAAAACTATTATATCTCGTTGTTTATATTTTCAATTGCAGGTAATCTCTGAAGAAAAAATTTTGGATTTTTTAAAAATTATATTATCAAGAGAATCTATTAAAGCTG
This genomic window contains:
- the tig gene encoding trigger factor encodes the protein MKFSMKKSLDEGHRVIINIPKKIINNSIKEEFIKISKTKNINGFRKGKIPIKFIQKKWGDSIYYDIFKKLMQKFFYEFLNKEKIKIIGTPQYYIHENKSTEKEHVEYSVTYEVYPIFQIDNIKNITVKKINVNVTNEDIKNNINQYKFKNFFWKIVNKPIKSNNRVTINYEVYDKTNVITKFNQKNFVFIVSDNTLIPQLKYKIINHVINDIIFFQIKFHPLHPEQELQNKNITLKIKIIKIEVKEEKNTNSHSIMKQVDKNKINSINYIDVKNNINSQIHQITEQYLEDQIINQIVSRNIISIPPILFEQNKKILYEQYTQQYQKQNSNILEKKYHYNIDMQVTKKLCMQIILETIITNEKIFLDEKNIQSLINRISLNYNNPKEIINLYHKNEIFKNTIKNIELKNQAINFLKNRINIVEKHWTFNDFKNYKWDLNEELII
- the clpP gene encoding ATP-dependent Clp endopeptidase proteolytic subunit ClpP, translated to MLYSENKKYVHATLIPMVIEEHARGERSYDIYSRLLKERIIFITGPIEDNMANNIVAQILFLESENPEKDIFLYINSPGGIITSGLSIYDTIQFVKSDINTICIGQACSMAALLLTSGKKGKRFCLPNSKVMIHQPLGGYQGQASDIAIHAREIMEMKKKINTLISFHTGQSIKKINKDTERDCFLSSYEAIQYGLIDLVLTQR
- the clpX gene encoding ATP-dependent Clp protease ATP-binding subunit ClpX, yielding MTNKSKENSNTLIYCSFCGKNQKEVKKLIAGPKVYICDECIRICNNIIQKEYLKQKINNTNYQSNYLPKPHEIKKYLDKYVIGQDYTKKVLSVAVYNHYKRLRNFDENIDSVELGKSNILLIGPTGSGKTLLAQTLAKFLDVPFAIADATTLTEAGYVGEDVENVIQKLLQHCQYDVKKAELGIIYIDEIDKIAKKSNNPSITRDVSGEGVQQALLKLIEGTLASIPPQGGRKHPQQEFLQINTSNILFICAGTFLNLSKIISKRHNTKTEIGFNANINKPQKNISEDTLLKKVEPEDLIKFGLIPEFIGRLPIITILDQLTEDTLTEILCKPKNALIKQYQMLFKLENVQLEFNKKCIKSIAQKAINKKTGARGLRSIIENILLNIMYELPSMSHVKKILINESVINSNSSPKIIYEKNKSTKASSE
- the lon gene encoding endopeptidase La; the protein is MNSERSEYITIPVLPLRDVVIYPHMVIPLFVGRKTSIQCIENSMSNDKKIMLIAQKEASKETPTQNDLFNVGTISAILQMLKLPDGTVKVLIEGLQRASIKNLKNTGQYFIAEIELIHTPKILQKEQEVLIRTTINQFESYIKLNKKIPLEILNTLNNIKNSEKLADTIAAHMPLKLHDKQSVLEICNINERLEFLMAIMESEIDLLLVEKKIRNRVKKQMEKSQREYYLNEQIKAIQKELGDMDEIPDENQILKQKIQDAKMPKEAKEKTESELQKLKMMSPMSAEATVVRSYIDWMIQIPWNARTKIKKDIQKAKKILDIDHFGLEQIKERILEYLAVQSRKNKVKGPILCLIGPPGVGKTSLGQSIARATGRKYVRMALGGIRDEAEIRGHRRTYIGSMPGKLIQKMVKAKVKNPLFLLDEIDKMSCDIRVDPASALLEVLDPEQNTTFNDHYLEVDYDLSDVMFVATSNSMNIPAPLLDRMEIIRLSGYTENEKLNIAKKYLYPKQVERNALKQDELKITDCAIINIIQHYTREAGVRNLEREISKICRKVVKNLLLDKSIINIEVNKKNLKKFLGIKRFDYGKSNCKDQIGQVIGLAWTEVGGELLTIETECIPGKGKLTYTGSLGKVMQESIQAALTVVRSQSYNLGIQKNFYEQYDIHVHVPEGATPKDGPSAGIAMCTAIVSSLTKNPVKSNIAMTGEITLRGKVLPIGGLKEKLLAAQRGGIKIVLIPYENKRDLEEIPKNIIKGLKIYPINNIQDVLKLAFENTPYILTEKK
- a CDS encoding SurA N-terminal domain-containing protein, coding for MIKYLQSRSTRIIGKCILGIIILSLIFSTMHNYTQQESEKYVAIVNGEKIDLNTVQTMYFLEQEKQKKILGKNFFKIYNNKMFIKKTYDYIISQLINNILLEQYAKKMKLSVNDAQIEKIIFNADLFQTDHQFNKEKYLNYLATIHLTEHEYTDLIKKKINTENLINTISNSNLILNYETNNIIKLLSQKRIIKKSIIKIDSIINKQNIHNIEAQKYFDQNKNEFYIPEKFKISFAQLDLQKFKTSCNEKEIYDEYQKNIQNYLTKEQRRYSIIQTKTKKQALLILSKLSNSPKDFAKIAQKYSVDPISSKNGGDIGWISDDITPNEIKDANLKNKNQISNILKFHNNFLIIKLNDIAFSKPKKIDEVYDIIQKKIQYKKSLNLYHNFINKMSKIIKDHPSNIESILKKNNISIKTTNWFNKDSIPANLNSFTLKKIIFQKKLLQINQTPKSYFHFIILPNHQSFLIKLIDFKKKEMESFQNVRKNIIYKLKLMKSIKINQYKAEKIISELKEGKNHLFKKLHLYFTNPETISRYDQNPIASIVFSLPQPKKGKKIYTLYQDQKNNFVIISLEKVYNTTFSSKENNMIIQYIKQNNNKIILNAIQKNLREQSIITYNKIEIDKLLTRH
- a CDS encoding SmdA family multidrug ABC transporter permease/ATP-binding protein, coding for MKLFNQLRWFFRREWKRYLGAIILLIIIAILQLLPPKIVGFLIDLIIKHNIHNMQIFSWIAVILFVSIVVYVLRYLWRILLFGASYKLAIELRLKFYSYLSEQSQIFFLKHRTGDLIARATNDVDRVVFAAGEGVLTLVDSLVMGLSVLIVMSTQISFLLTIIALLPMPIMAFFIKKYGEKLHETFRNAQKAFSTLNSQTQEILTSIRMIRSFGLEKNQLNKFNIIVTQAGKKNMAVAKIDACFDPVIYLSVAFSNLLAIISGGSLVWHNKITIGELTSFIMYLGLMIWPMLALAWMFNIVERGSAAWERIHSIINKELYIKDGNKTIPLHPGILKINIHQFYYPKNKISSLKDIKIVLKPGKILGICGPTGSGKSTILKLIQRQFNFIHKEDITYHSSSLLDYKIDDWRKRIAVVNQTSFLFSESISHNISLGKPNASYKEIEEVAKLSDIHKDIIDLPNQYDTQVGERGVMLSGGQKQRICIARALLLNSEILILDDALSAVDANTANNILNNIMHWKKKEHSLILVTHRLSTLINADEIIVIKNGVIIQRGQHQKLLQEENWYRDMYNYQKLEKHSG